A part of Paenibacillus sp. 481 genomic DNA contains:
- a CDS encoding aspartate aminotransferase family protein — MNAKGRACSHLIKPILDYNYPSVTHGKGIYLYDAEGKMYVDGCSGAVTASIGHGVQDVVQAMQEQAAKVSFVYRSQFTSEAAEQLAHKLSDAAPGGEYWSFFVNSGSEATETAMKIAIQYWQEKGIQGKYKIISRRMSYHGITLGSLSMSGHVLRRKRFTPLLEDFPIVEPAFCYRCPFEQTYPACDLMCAGDLEAAIKRIGAEHIAAFIAEPIVGAAGGAVVPPAGYYERIKHICERYNVLFIADEVMTGIARTGKMFAMEHWKVEPDIIALGKGMSAGYTPMAATLVSERVMEPIWRGSKSIMSGHTYSANPQSAAVSLAVLNYIEQHGLVEAAEVNGRYLLERLQQLAQRCELIGDVRGKGMLLAFEVVAHRADKRSFPPERGVTSLIIATAMEKGLLLYPAAGGLDGTGDAVIIAPPLIITQPEMDMLLTLLEETLREVTAELLRTTG; from the coding sequence ATGAATGCAAAGGGGCGAGCATGTAGCCATCTCATCAAACCGATACTCGATTACAACTATCCGAGCGTCACGCATGGCAAGGGCATTTATTTGTACGATGCAGAAGGAAAAATGTATGTGGATGGCTGCTCTGGAGCAGTGACGGCCAGCATTGGTCACGGGGTGCAAGATGTCGTGCAGGCGATGCAGGAGCAGGCGGCAAAGGTGTCTTTTGTGTATCGATCACAGTTTACGAGTGAAGCGGCTGAACAATTGGCTCATAAGCTAAGCGATGCAGCACCTGGTGGGGAGTACTGGTCTTTTTTCGTCAACAGCGGCTCGGAAGCGACGGAAACAGCAATGAAAATTGCGATCCAGTATTGGCAGGAAAAAGGGATACAAGGAAAATACAAAATCATTTCCCGGCGGATGAGTTACCACGGCATTACGTTAGGGTCCTTGTCGATGTCGGGGCATGTGCTTAGAAGAAAGCGATTTACGCCATTGCTAGAAGATTTTCCGATAGTGGAGCCGGCCTTTTGCTATCGCTGTCCATTTGAGCAAACTTATCCTGCATGTGACCTCATGTGCGCAGGTGATTTGGAAGCCGCGATTAAGCGGATTGGTGCGGAACATATCGCGGCCTTTATTGCAGAGCCGATTGTGGGTGCCGCTGGTGGGGCGGTTGTGCCGCCAGCAGGCTATTACGAGCGGATTAAGCACATATGCGAGCGCTATAATGTGCTGTTTATTGCTGATGAGGTCATGACGGGAATCGCCCGCACAGGCAAAATGTTCGCCATGGAGCATTGGAAAGTGGAGCCGGACATTATCGCACTCGGCAAAGGGATGAGTGCCGGATATACGCCGATGGCGGCAACACTGGTGAGCGAGCGCGTGATGGAGCCGATTTGGCGCGGCAGTAAAAGTATTATGTCCGGACATACGTATAGCGCTAATCCGCAATCAGCAGCCGTGTCATTGGCTGTACTGAATTACATTGAACAGCATGGGCTGGTCGAGGCGGCCGAAGTGAACGGCCGCTATTTGCTGGAGCGGCTTCAGCAATTGGCACAGCGCTGCGAGCTGATTGGTGACGTCCGCGGTAAAGGGATGCTGCTCGCCTTCGAGGTTGTGGCACATCGGGCGGACAAACGTTCTTTTCCGCCCGAGCGCGGTGTAACATCGCTCATAATCGCCACCGCGATGGAAAAAGGGCTGCTGCTCTATCCAGCAGCAGGTGGCTTGGACGGAACAGGTGACGCGGTCATTATTGCGCCACCGCTCATTATTACGCAGCC
- the ablB gene encoding putative beta-lysine N-acetyltransferase has translation MLTNPYYRQQQEHHNEYELDYCLDYFNKRLRVDDYAGNTEKIAQRMIEITRGNAFTKVFIKARQQDWPYFLSQGFMLEGVFEKYYSGSDAYSMAKYFDLVRHTSDYWLEEDHILNEVLAIPAKKERLDLPSHVTLRAATFADASQLAALYRSVFLTYPTPMNDPAYIRKIIAEDTIFYVVEQAGELVSAASAAINGKYQNAEMGDCATLPRMRKHGLMQLLMQALEHDLQQRHIFCVYALARALSFGMNAVFAQLGYRYNGRMTKNCNIYDKFEDMNLWVKQLSRVTAEEGSE, from the coding sequence TTGTTAACGAATCCATACTACCGCCAGCAACAGGAACATCATAACGAATACGAGCTCGATTATTGTCTTGATTATTTTAATAAGCGGCTGCGCGTCGACGATTATGCCGGAAATACGGAAAAGATCGCACAGCGAATGATCGAAATTACACGGGGCAACGCGTTTACGAAGGTGTTTATTAAAGCGCGCCAGCAGGATTGGCCGTATTTTTTGTCACAAGGATTTATGCTAGAAGGCGTATTTGAAAAATATTATAGCGGCAGCGATGCGTACAGCATGGCTAAATATTTCGATCTTGTGCGTCATACGAGCGATTATTGGTTGGAGGAGGATCACATTTTAAACGAAGTTCTAGCGATTCCGGCAAAAAAAGAGCGCCTTGATCTGCCGAGCCATGTAACTCTGCGTGCGGCCACGTTCGCAGATGCTTCCCAACTCGCAGCGTTATACCGTTCGGTTTTTTTGACGTATCCAACTCCGATGAACGATCCGGCTTATATTCGAAAAATAATAGCAGAGGACACGATTTTTTACGTAGTGGAGCAAGCAGGAGAACTTGTCAGTGCTGCATCGGCGGCCATCAATGGCAAGTATCAAAATGCAGAAATGGGGGATTGCGCGACACTGCCGCGCATGCGCAAACACGGATTGATGCAGTTGCTTATGCAAGCGTTGGAACACGATTTGCAGCAGCGGCACATATTTTGCGTGTACGCCCTAGCGAGAGCGCTTTCCTTTGGGATGAATGCGGTGTTTGCCCAACTAGGTTATCGGTACAACGGGCGGATGACGAAAAATTGCAATATTTATGACAAATTTGAAGATATGAATTTGTGGGTAAAACAGCTGTCGCGTGTGACAGCTGAGGAAGGTTCCGAATGA
- the hutG gene encoding formimidoylglutamase, whose product MMQSNRTDEIPYLHSPEQAMFRDQLEMKVAHWLRPWDRTEQLLAGVIGVPLSKPSISHSGASTTPAAVRAAFRSFTTYSMEYEVDLQTMPVRDLGDIQMHVTDLAECHRRIEAGLYGLLQAQPQLVPIIFGGDHSTTFPSVKAFAQSRPGQKIGIIHFDAHHDVRNFEDGGVTNGTPFRSLLESGLIEGRHIVQIGIRGFMNAKPYHEYVKSKGVHVYSSRDVRRLGIEAVLDQALEWTAEADVLYVSFDVDVIDQAYAPGCPAIGTGGLQPWDALDALYRLGQLERVQAIDFVCIDPTVDVRNVTSRLAVQFMLSFLSGMAHREEQAK is encoded by the coding sequence ATGATGCAATCGAATCGAACCGACGAAATTCCTTATTTGCATTCGCCTGAGCAAGCGATGTTTCGTGATCAGCTCGAAATGAAGGTTGCGCACTGGCTTCGTCCGTGGGACAGAACCGAACAACTGTTGGCGGGTGTGATTGGTGTTCCGCTGTCCAAGCCGTCTATTTCACATTCAGGAGCATCCACGACTCCGGCAGCTGTGCGCGCAGCCTTTCGGTCATTTACAACGTACAGCATGGAGTACGAGGTGGATTTACAAACGATGCCTGTTCGTGACCTCGGCGATATTCAAATGCACGTTACAGATTTGGCAGAATGTCATCGCCGGATCGAAGCAGGACTATATGGGCTATTGCAAGCTCAGCCGCAGCTCGTTCCTATTATTTTCGGTGGGGATCATTCGACCACCTTTCCGTCAGTGAAGGCATTTGCGCAAAGCCGTCCTGGTCAAAAAATAGGTATCATCCACTTTGATGCCCACCATGACGTGCGCAACTTTGAAGACGGAGGCGTCACGAATGGGACGCCGTTCCGCAGTTTATTGGAATCCGGCCTGATCGAAGGCCGGCATATTGTCCAAATCGGCATTCGCGGCTTTATGAATGCGAAGCCGTATCATGAGTATGTAAAAAGCAAGGGCGTACACGTCTACAGCTCACGTGACGTGCGCCGGCTCGGTATCGAAGCGGTACTCGATCAAGCGCTTGAATGGACAGCTGAAGCGGATGTGCTGTACGTAAGCTTCGATGTAGATGTCATCGATCAAGCCTATGCGCCAGGCTGTCCAGCGATTGGAACAGGCGGCTTACAACCGTGGGATGCATTGGATGCTTTGTATCGACTAGGTCAATTGGAGCGAGTACAGGCGATTGATTTTGTATGTATCGATCCGACCGTTGACGTTCGAAATGTGACTTCGCGGTTGGCCGTGCAATTCATGCTCAGCTTTTTAAGTGGCATGGCACATCGCGAAGAACAAGCTAAATAA
- the hutI gene encoding imidazolonepropionase — translation MEFAKGKIDLLLTGIGTLVTPVGIHPRRGEKMKQLHTINGAAIAIRDGYIVDFGQEQELLHRLQHAEITNTVDVGGRLVTPGLVDPHTHLVHAGSREHELALKRAGVPYLDILAQGGGILSTVKATRAATEQELYAKARRSLNEMLLQGVTTVEAKSGYGLTVEDELKQLRVAKQLDDTHPIDLVSTFMGAHAVPVEYKERTDAFVELIISEMLPRVAAEQLAQFCDVFCEQGVFSIEQSRRILLAGKQLGLRPKVHADEIVPLGGAELAGDVGAISAEHLLAASDEGLARMAAGNVIPVLLPGTSFNLGVKQHARARDMIDRYNLPVALATDYNPGSCPTESIQLIIMLASLHLKMTPEEILTACTLNAACALGRGGDIGSVEVGKRADLAVFDAPSISYLPYHFGINHTFGVIKNGVQVVWNREIMTEQHGVGVR, via the coding sequence ATGGAATTCGCAAAAGGAAAAATCGATCTGTTGCTCACCGGCATTGGCACATTAGTCACACCTGTAGGTATACATCCGCGCCGCGGGGAAAAGATGAAACAATTACATACCATTAACGGTGCGGCGATCGCAATTCGTGACGGCTACATTGTGGACTTCGGTCAAGAACAAGAACTACTGCATCGGCTTCAACATGCCGAAATTACGAATACCGTTGATGTAGGTGGGCGCTTAGTGACGCCCGGTCTCGTCGATCCGCATACGCATCTTGTCCATGCCGGATCGCGCGAGCATGAGCTGGCGCTCAAGCGAGCGGGCGTGCCGTATTTGGACATATTGGCGCAAGGTGGCGGCATTTTAAGTACGGTGAAAGCGACGCGAGCGGCGACTGAACAGGAGCTATATGCTAAAGCTCGGCGCAGCCTTAACGAAATGCTGCTGCAAGGTGTGACGACTGTAGAGGCGAAGAGCGGCTACGGCTTGACAGTAGAAGATGAGCTGAAGCAACTTCGTGTGGCGAAGCAGTTGGATGACACGCATCCGATTGATCTCGTGTCGACATTTATGGGAGCGCACGCCGTTCCTGTTGAATACAAGGAACGTACAGATGCATTTGTAGAGCTGATTATTAGCGAAATGTTACCACGGGTAGCGGCGGAGCAACTGGCGCAGTTTTGCGATGTATTTTGTGAGCAAGGGGTATTTTCGATTGAACAATCGCGTCGTATCTTGTTGGCAGGCAAGCAACTTGGATTAAGGCCTAAAGTGCATGCCGATGAAATCGTCCCACTCGGCGGTGCGGAGTTGGCTGGAGATGTTGGCGCCATTTCTGCCGAACATTTGCTGGCGGCATCTGACGAGGGGCTAGCACGGATGGCAGCTGGAAACGTTATTCCTGTGCTGCTGCCAGGTACCTCGTTTAATCTAGGGGTCAAGCAGCATGCGCGGGCTCGCGATATGATCGATCGTTATAACTTGCCCGTAGCGCTTGCTACAGACTATAACCCGGGATCGTGTCCGACTGAATCGATTCAACTTATAATTATGCTTGCTTCGTTACATCTAAAAATGACGCCGGAAGAAATATTGACCGCCTGTACGTTGAATGCCGCGTGTGCCCTTGGACGCGGAGGCGATATCGGCTCCGTTGAAGTCGGGAAGCGTGCCGATCTGGCTGTATTTGATGCGCCAAGCATATCGTACTTGCCTTATCATTTCGGCATTAATCATACGTTCGGCGTCATTAAAAATGGTGTCCAAGTCGTATGGAACCGTGAAATCATGACAGAGCAACATGGGGTAGGTGTACGATGA
- the hutU gene encoding urocanate hydratase, whose protein sequence is MHSTSPINNQHQPRTIRAARGNELSCKGWVQEAALRMLMNNLDPDVAERPEELVVYGGIGKAARNWASYDAIVRELQRLESDETLLIQSGKPVGVFKTHDRAPRVLLSNSVLVPNWANWEHFRELEQKGLMMYGQMTAGSWIYIGTQGILQGTYETFAEAARQHTGGTLRGTLTLTAGLGGMGGAQTLAVTMNEGVVIAVEVDRTRIERRIQTRYCDVLAETLDEALAIAEQAVADGKALSIGLLGNAAVIYQEIVRRGIKPDFVTDQTSAHDPLNGYIPVGYSLDEAAALRANEPAQYIQLAKESMAIHVQAMLDLQQLGAVVFDYGNNIRQVAFDQGVKEAFAFPGFVPAYIRPLFCEGKGPFRWAALSGDPEDIRKTDEMLLRLFPDNDHLHRWITMAQERVAFQGLPARICWLGYGERAAFGAAINDMVKRGELSAPIVIGRDHLDCGSVASPNRETESMKDGSDAVGDWAILNALVNTSAGASWVSVHHGGGVGMGYSLHAGMVVVADGTDEAAERLQAVLTSDPGMGVIRHVDAGYDEAVDTAEKHGIRIPMREEL, encoded by the coding sequence ATGCATTCGACAAGTCCAATCAATAACCAGCATCAGCCACGCACAATTCGTGCAGCACGAGGAAATGAACTTTCTTGCAAAGGGTGGGTACAAGAAGCTGCTTTGCGTATGCTGATGAATAATTTGGATCCCGATGTTGCTGAACGACCTGAGGAGCTCGTTGTATACGGAGGCATTGGCAAGGCAGCACGCAACTGGGCGTCGTATGACGCAATTGTTCGAGAGCTGCAACGATTGGAGAGCGATGAGACCTTGCTTATTCAATCAGGTAAGCCAGTTGGTGTGTTTAAGACGCATGATCGGGCGCCACGTGTGCTATTGTCTAATTCGGTACTTGTGCCTAACTGGGCGAACTGGGAGCATTTTCGCGAGTTGGAGCAGAAGGGATTAATGATGTACGGGCAAATGACTGCGGGCAGCTGGATATATATCGGTACGCAAGGCATTTTGCAAGGAACGTATGAAACGTTTGCGGAGGCAGCGCGTCAGCATACGGGTGGAACATTGCGTGGAACGCTAACACTTACAGCAGGACTAGGCGGTATGGGAGGCGCGCAAACGCTGGCTGTAACGATGAACGAAGGGGTCGTTATCGCAGTCGAGGTAGACCGTACTCGAATTGAGCGTCGCATTCAGACGAGATACTGTGATGTGCTAGCTGAAACATTGGATGAGGCGCTTGCTATTGCAGAACAAGCTGTAGCTGATGGGAAAGCGCTTTCTATTGGGTTGCTCGGCAATGCGGCTGTCATTTATCAGGAAATCGTGCGTCGCGGGATCAAGCCTGACTTTGTTACCGATCAAACGTCAGCACATGACCCGTTAAATGGCTACATTCCAGTCGGCTACAGCTTAGATGAAGCAGCAGCGTTACGAGCTAATGAACCTGCACAATATATCCAGCTCGCAAAGGAGAGCATGGCAATTCATGTGCAAGCTATGCTTGATTTGCAGCAGCTAGGTGCCGTCGTTTTTGACTATGGCAATAACATTCGCCAAGTGGCGTTTGATCAAGGTGTAAAAGAAGCATTTGCGTTCCCAGGTTTCGTACCTGCGTACATTCGCCCTTTGTTTTGCGAAGGCAAAGGTCCGTTCCGTTGGGCTGCTCTTTCCGGCGATCCCGAGGATATTCGTAAGACGGATGAAATGCTACTGCGCTTATTCCCTGACAATGATCATTTGCATCGTTGGATTACGATGGCGCAAGAGCGCGTTGCCTTTCAAGGATTGCCGGCTCGTATTTGCTGGCTTGGCTATGGCGAGCGCGCAGCCTTCGGCGCAGCCATCAATGATATGGTCAAACGCGGCGAACTGAGTGCGCCGATCGTCATTGGGCGCGACCATCTAGATTGCGGCTCAGTTGCTTCGCCGAATCGGGAAACGGAGAGCATGAAAGATGGTTCCGACGCAGTGGGTGATTGGGCCATTCTGAATGCGCTAGTTAACACCTCGGCTGGAGCGTCTTGGGTGTCCGTACATCATGGCGGCGGTGTTGGAATGGGCTATTCATTACATGCAGGAATGGTTGTCGTGGCAGATGGAACAGACGAAGCGGCGGAGCGATTGCAAGCGGTATTAACGAGCGATCCAGGAATGGGTGTTATTCGACATGTAGACGCTGGGTACGATGAGGCAGTGGATACGGCAGAAAAGCATGGAATTCGGATTCCTATGCGTGAGGAGTTATAA
- the hutH gene encoding HAL/PAL/TAL family ammonia-lyase, protein MIRSTVAGSLRPVVLDGATITLEQVGSVALHSAPVVISAEAMREVHRCRHMVEQLVEAGEIVYGVTTGFGKFSDVSISPADAALLQVNLIRSHACAVGAPLPIPVVRALMMLRANALAKGHSGIRPETVQLLVNCLNRGVHPVVPEQGSLGASGDLAPLSHLALVLMGEGEAFYNGERMSGEEALIRAGLEPIQLQAKEGLALINGTQVMTAVGALTLIKAQRLGKIADVIAAMTVECLHGITEAYAEQLHRVRPYPEQIGVAQNMRTLLHGSHLTTKQGEIRVQDAYSLRCLPQVHGAVRQTVAYAQDKIAIEMNAATDNPLLFVEEDLVLSGGNFHGEPIAFAMDLLKIGMSELANIAERRTERLVNPALSEGLPAFLSRQQGMASGMMIPQYVSASLVSENKVLSHPASVDSIPSSANQEDHVSMGTTSARHAAQVVNNTAKVLAIELICAAEAAEFRGPADLAPATKVLYDKVREVVAPLLQDRSISSEIEAVAKELCEGVWLSAVENVSGELY, encoded by the coding sequence ATGATTCGCTCAACGGTTGCGGGTTCGCTTCGTCCGGTTGTGTTGGATGGAGCAACAATTACGTTGGAGCAAGTAGGTTCAGTTGCTTTGCATAGTGCTCCAGTTGTTATCAGTGCGGAAGCGATGCGCGAGGTACATCGCTGTCGTCATATGGTTGAGCAATTAGTTGAGGCTGGGGAAATTGTATATGGTGTCACAACAGGATTCGGAAAATTCAGTGACGTTTCTATTTCGCCTGCTGATGCAGCGCTGCTGCAAGTTAATTTGATACGTAGCCATGCTTGTGCGGTAGGAGCGCCTTTGCCGATTCCTGTCGTGCGCGCCTTAATGATGCTGCGCGCAAATGCACTTGCCAAAGGACACTCCGGTATTCGACCGGAGACCGTTCAATTACTCGTCAATTGCTTGAACCGAGGCGTGCATCCGGTCGTTCCGGAGCAAGGTTCACTAGGTGCAAGTGGAGATCTGGCGCCATTGTCCCATCTGGCGCTCGTCCTTATGGGCGAAGGCGAGGCATTTTACAACGGGGAGCGAATGTCCGGTGAGGAGGCGTTGATTCGGGCGGGGTTAGAGCCGATTCAACTGCAAGCGAAGGAAGGCTTGGCGCTCATTAACGGGACGCAAGTGATGACAGCGGTAGGAGCGCTTACTCTTATTAAAGCGCAACGACTCGGTAAGATAGCTGATGTTATTGCGGCTATGACCGTGGAATGCTTGCACGGTATTACGGAAGCGTATGCAGAACAGCTGCATCGTGTGCGCCCTTACCCTGAGCAAATCGGGGTAGCACAAAATATGCGCACGCTGCTGCACGGCAGCCACTTAACGACGAAGCAAGGCGAAATTCGCGTGCAGGACGCTTATTCGTTGCGCTGCCTGCCGCAAGTACACGGCGCGGTCCGACAGACGGTGGCCTATGCACAGGATAAGATAGCGATCGAAATGAATGCGGCAACAGATAATCCGCTCTTATTTGTCGAGGAGGATCTGGTGCTATCTGGCGGTAATTTTCATGGTGAACCGATTGCCTTTGCCATGGATTTGTTGAAAATCGGTATGAGTGAACTCGCGAACATTGCGGAACGACGGACAGAACGCTTGGTGAATCCCGCGCTGTCTGAGGGATTACCTGCCTTTTTGAGCCGACAGCAGGGTATGGCATCAGGGATGATGATTCCCCAATATGTGAGCGCTTCCCTCGTGTCAGAAAATAAAGTGCTGTCTCATCCGGCCAGTGTTGATTCTATTCCATCTTCCGCTAATCAGGAAGATCATGTGTCGATGGGCACGACGTCAGCGCGTCATGCCGCTCAAGTCGTAAATAACACAGCAAAAGTTCTGGCTATTGAGCTGATTTGCGCCGCAGAAGCGGCAGAGTTCCGCGGCCCTGCTGATCTGGCTCCTGCAACGAAGGTACTGTACGATAAGGTGCGTGAAGTGGTCGCCCCATTATTGCAGGACCGCTCCATTAGCAGCGAAATTGAAGCTGTGGCGAAGGAATTATGTGAGGGCGTCTGGTTAAGCGCAGTCGAGAATGTCAGCGGAGAATTGTATTAA
- a CDS encoding GNAT family N-acetyltransferase, with the protein MFGQIGSRHIVLENSRVKLVPFSGKYTSGLKSIIFDEDITDAVHCTTEQHFHDYIRQTMHSKREQNNYPFVIIDKQTSEVAGATNFLHISPQHKRLEIGSTWLGRPFRGTGLNLAVKFELLKYVFETMQFSSVQFRTAVDNVRAQRALEKCGAIRDGVQCSTELDHVGEGKNDVHYSMVESQWKDVKQTVFAAYL; encoded by the coding sequence ATGTTCGGACAAATCGGAAGTCGTCATATCGTGTTAGAAAATAGTCGTGTTAAGCTCGTCCCTTTCTCGGGCAAGTATACGAGCGGTTTAAAAAGCATCATTTTTGATGAGGACATTACAGACGCGGTACATTGTACGACAGAGCAGCATTTTCACGATTACATCCGTCAAACGATGCATAGCAAAAGAGAGCAGAACAACTATCCGTTTGTCATTATAGATAAGCAGACCAGTGAGGTAGCAGGCGCGACGAATTTTCTTCATATCTCACCGCAGCATAAACGACTCGAAATCGGTTCGACATGGCTTGGACGACCGTTTCGGGGGACGGGCTTGAATCTTGCGGTGAAGTTCGAATTGCTTAAATATGTATTTGAAACGATGCAGTTCAGTAGCGTACAATTTCGAACAGCTGTCGATAATGTGCGAGCACAGCGAGCGCTTGAAAAATGTGGGGCCATACGTGATGGTGTACAGTGCAGCACTGAGCTTGATCATGTGGGAGAAGGCAAGAACGACGTGCATTACAGCATGGTTGAATCACAGTGGAAAGATGTTAAACAGACTGTTTTTGCAGCTTATTTATAA
- a CDS encoding undecaprenyldiphospho-muramoylpentapeptide beta-N-acetylglucosaminyltransferase — MTKRILFTGGGSAGHVTVNLALIPLFLAAGWEVTYIGSRNGIESQLIEQIPAVKYVGISTGKLRRYVDMENVKDPFRIVKGVFEAYRAIKKVKPHVVFSKGGFVSVPVVLGAWLNRVPIVIHESDLTPGLANKICAPFATTICTTFPETSAYLNRQKALHVGAIVREQLREGSAATGLALCGFHTGKPVLLFMGGSLGSQRINAMLRTNLLRLVNHFQIVHICGKNQLDQTINHPNYKQFEYVNQELPHVLAMADFVISRAGSNTIFECLALRKPMLLIPLSKQASRGDQILNAQSFQEAGFCEVLLEEEMNDTTFVQAIQHLVSRQAEIQDAMKNSQADAAVNRVVALIEQTTAHR; from the coding sequence ATGACGAAGCGAATATTGTTTACCGGAGGGGGATCGGCGGGTCATGTTACGGTAAACCTAGCTCTAATCCCCCTATTTTTAGCTGCGGGTTGGGAAGTTACATATATCGGTTCTAGAAATGGCATAGAATCGCAATTAATCGAACAAATTCCAGCTGTTAAATACGTTGGCATCTCGACAGGGAAGCTGCGTAGATATGTCGATATGGAAAATGTAAAAGACCCTTTTCGTATAGTAAAAGGGGTGTTTGAAGCTTATCGTGCCATTAAAAAAGTAAAGCCGCATGTTGTGTTCTCAAAAGGCGGTTTCGTATCGGTGCCTGTTGTGCTTGGTGCTTGGCTAAATCGAGTTCCAATTGTCATTCATGAGTCCGATCTGACGCCAGGGCTAGCCAACAAGATTTGTGCCCCTTTTGCAACGACTATTTGTACCACATTTCCTGAAACCTCAGCCTATTTGAATCGCCAAAAGGCCCTTCACGTAGGGGCAATTGTACGTGAGCAGCTGCGAGAAGGTAGTGCAGCCACAGGTTTAGCGCTATGTGGATTTCACACGGGCAAGCCTGTCCTCCTATTTATGGGCGGAAGCCTTGGCTCACAGCGTATAAATGCGATGTTACGCACCAATTTGTTGCGACTCGTCAATCATTTTCAAATCGTACATATTTGTGGGAAAAATCAATTAGACCAAACGATAAACCATCCTAACTATAAGCAGTTTGAATATGTTAATCAAGAGCTACCACATGTGCTAGCCATGGCGGATTTCGTCATTTCGCGAGCAGGCTCGAATACGATATTTGAATGCTTAGCGCTTCGGAAGCCGATGCTGCTCATTCCGTTGTCTAAGCAAGCGAGCAGAGGCGATCAAATTTTGAATGCCCAATCCTTTCAGGAGGCAGGCTTTTGCGAGGTGCTGTTAGAGGAAGAGATGAATGATACGACCTTTGTGCAAGCGATTCAACATCTAGTATCCCGACAAGCTGAAATTCAGGATGCGATGAAAAATAGTCAAGCTGATGCTGCCGTTAATCGCGTTGTTGCGTTAATTGAGCAAACTACTGCCCATAGGTAA
- a CDS encoding VWA domain-containing protein, protein MPTPTSVEPNIVSRWRLILGQAAEQQLATCNTSGQIDLTEEQRIMDQALAAIYDDTTEGAEASSNPSSGNRRGAGQGSSAPRLSKWLGDVRTFFPDDVVSIIQNDAMERKGWKQLLFEPEVLAKVKPDIQLVGTLLSLKGKIPEKTKDTARLLVQAVVDDLVKLLENDIRRAVTGALNRRQHSPLPSVSGIDWKRTIQRNLKHYDKERRQIVPEKFYFFDRAQRSKEWTVIVDIDQSGSMADSVIWASVIGSIFASIPSLDTRVVVFDTEVVDLTEQCANDPVDMLFGIQLGGGTDINKSVAYCEQFIEEPKKTLFIIISDLYEGGNQAALIRRMRELREAGVRTMCLLALSDQGQPFYDERVAKLLSRDGTPCFACTPALLPMLVEGALKGLDLSELAKRIESKQV, encoded by the coding sequence ATGCCGACACCTACATCTGTTGAACCCAATATCGTGTCGCGTTGGCGGCTTATTCTTGGTCAAGCGGCTGAGCAGCAGCTAGCTACTTGCAATACGAGTGGCCAGATCGATTTGACAGAAGAACAGCGCATTATGGATCAGGCACTTGCAGCTATTTACGATGATACAACCGAGGGAGCGGAAGCCAGTAGCAACCCTTCTTCTGGAAATAGAAGAGGGGCTGGTCAAGGGAGCTCGGCACCTCGTCTTTCGAAATGGTTGGGAGATGTACGGACCTTTTTCCCAGATGATGTTGTCTCGATTATTCAAAACGATGCGATGGAACGAAAAGGCTGGAAGCAGCTACTGTTTGAACCAGAAGTCTTGGCAAAAGTGAAGCCGGATATCCAGCTCGTCGGAACACTGTTGTCCTTAAAAGGAAAAATTCCGGAGAAGACAAAGGACACTGCTCGCTTGCTTGTGCAGGCAGTCGTTGACGACCTCGTGAAACTGCTGGAGAACGACATTCGCCGTGCTGTAACAGGCGCCTTGAATCGCAGGCAGCACTCGCCACTTCCGTCCGTAAGCGGCATCGATTGGAAGCGAACGATTCAGCGTAATTTAAAGCATTACGATAAAGAACGGCGACAAATTGTGCCGGAAAAATTCTACTTCTTTGATCGCGCACAGCGCAGTAAGGAATGGACCGTCATTGTGGACATTGATCAGAGCGGGTCGATGGCGGATTCCGTCATATGGGCGTCGGTCATCGGTTCCATTTTTGCGAGTATCCCCTCACTAGATACACGTGTCGTGGTGTTTGATACAGAAGTGGTGGACTTGACTGAGCAATGTGCGAATGATCCGGTTGATATGTTGTTCGGTATTCAGTTAGGCGGGGGCACAGATATTAACAAGTCGGTCGCCTACTGCGAGCAGTTCATCGAGGAACCGAAGAAAACGTTGTTTATTATCATTTCCGATCTGTATGAGGGCGGCAATCAAGCAGCATTGATTCGCCGAATGCGCGAACTGCGGGAAGCGGGGGTCAGAACGATGTGCTTGCTGGCGTTGTCTGACCAAGGACAACCATTTTACGACGAGCGGGTTGCAAAGCTACTATCCCGCGACGGGACTCCTTGCTTTGCCTGCACACCTGCCTTACTTCCGATGTTAGTTGAAGGGGCATTAAAAGGCTTGGATCTATCTGAATTGGCAAAGCGGATCGAATCGAAACAAGTCTAG